One genomic window of Sphingomonas sp. C3-2 includes the following:
- a CDS encoding CHASE2 domain-containing protein, protein MKPNSPHRRLAWEWWGLLILASLFVGALVADRTAERFDNLVYDRLLQLRTDKPEADILLVTIDEKSLRQIGRWPWPRSVHAALIDRLSAARPRAIGYDILFTEPGPANDDALLGQAMARAGNVYVPLTFAASGDPGTNLVRIPPIAPVAQGAAGVGHVNLHFDRDGLVRSAVPAFEGAPHLMALVGRTARPDLTPPSQTDAALIPFTRSAGRWPEISATAVLNGSVPPELLRGKVILVGVTADGLGDRYPVPLHGVMSGVEIQANLLDGLLGGTLAHSAGIGSVLALALIPLWLLMIVLRRAPSRMGAAALALLVLVVLAVSAIGLFAFRLWLPPMAALLGLLFVYPLWNWRQLAATESFMHAELYRLRDVQWRLPLGPTAPMPGPAVADSTSERLGAAIDQARQMLRFIAERLDQLPDAIFVVDPAGRVVLQNDAAVRLLEDLALPAAMCETIGPLLARLTPSDGGPLILPAMGDANPAPREASGAGGRFFDIRFAPQTDAGNAFAGWVIRLLDISDAKAASRQREDILQLLTHDMRSPQASILAVLEVANIDQIDPEIADRIRHYAQRTLGLADGFVQLARAETLAYALEEINIGDVVLDAIDDLWPQLTAKHIAIETLGAGTAHYIRGERSLLTRAIINVIGNAVKFSAPNTQIICTLGQHRDPGGQLYATCAIADQGPGLAPEHIKNIFEPYFRAPMGVDREMDGVGLGLSFVHTVITRHSGRIEVDSAPGEGTTFTFYLPLIA, encoded by the coding sequence GATCGGCCGCTGGCCATGGCCGCGTAGCGTTCACGCGGCGCTGATCGACCGGCTGAGCGCCGCCCGGCCCCGCGCCATCGGCTATGACATATTGTTCACCGAACCCGGCCCAGCGAACGACGACGCGCTACTGGGGCAGGCGATGGCGCGCGCGGGCAATGTCTATGTCCCGCTCACCTTTGCGGCGTCCGGCGATCCCGGCACCAACCTTGTCCGCATCCCGCCGATCGCGCCCGTTGCGCAAGGCGCGGCGGGGGTTGGCCATGTGAACCTGCACTTCGACCGCGATGGGCTGGTGCGCAGCGCGGTCCCCGCCTTTGAGGGGGCGCCCCATCTCATGGCGCTGGTGGGGCGGACCGCCCGGCCCGATCTCACCCCACCCAGCCAGACGGATGCGGCGCTCATCCCCTTCACCCGCAGCGCCGGGCGCTGGCCCGAAATATCGGCGACAGCCGTGCTCAACGGCAGCGTCCCGCCCGAATTGCTGCGCGGCAAGGTCATCCTTGTCGGGGTCACTGCCGATGGGCTGGGGGATCGATATCCCGTTCCGCTCCACGGTGTCATGTCGGGCGTCGAGATTCAGGCCAATCTGCTCGACGGGCTGCTGGGCGGCACGCTCGCCCATAGCGCCGGTATCGGGTCGGTGCTTGCGCTGGCGCTGATCCCGCTCTGGCTGCTCATGATCGTGCTGCGTCGCGCCCCCTCGCGAATGGGCGCAGCGGCGCTGGCGCTGCTGGTGCTCGTCGTGCTCGCCGTCTCGGCGATCGGGCTTTTCGCCTTCCGGCTCTGGTTGCCTCCCATGGCCGCGCTGCTCGGGCTGCTCTTCGTCTATCCCTTGTGGAACTGGCGCCAGCTCGCGGCGACCGAAAGCTTCATGCATGCCGAGCTTTACCGGCTGCGCGACGTGCAATGGCGGCTCCCGCTCGGTCCCACCGCCCCCATGCCCGGCCCTGCCGTGGCCGACTCGACGAGCGAAAGGCTCGGCGCGGCGATCGATCAGGCGCGGCAGATGCTGCGTTTCATCGCCGAGCGGCTCGATCAATTGCCCGATGCGATCTTCGTCGTCGATCCGGCCGGCCGGGTGGTGCTGCAGAACGACGCCGCCGTCCGCCTGCTCGAGGATCTCGCCCTCCCGGCCGCGATGTGCGAGACGATCGGCCCGCTGCTCGCCCGCCTCACCCCTAGCGATGGCGGGCCGTTGATCCTGCCCGCCATGGGCGATGCCAACCCTGCCCCGCGCGAAGCCTCGGGCGCTGGCGGGCGCTTCTTCGACATCCGTTTCGCGCCGCAGACCGATGCCGGCAATGCCTTTGCCGGCTGGGTGATCCGCCTGCTCGATATCAGCGACGCCAAGGCCGCCAGCCGCCAGCGCGAGGATATTCTCCAGCTCCTCACCCATGACATGCGCTCGCCCCAGGCCTCGATCCTCGCGGTGCTCGAGGTTGCGAACATTGATCAGATCGACCCCGAAATCGCGGACCGCATCCGTCATTATGCCCAGCGCACGCTGGGGTTGGCGGACGGGTTCGTCCAGCTCGCGCGCGCCGAAACGCTGGCTTATGCGCTGGAGGAGATCAACATCGGCGATGTCGTGCTCGACGCGATCGACGATCTCTGGCCGCAACTCACCGCCAAGCATATCGCGATCGAGACGCTGGGCGCCGGAACCGCGCACTATATTCGCGGCGAACGCTCGCTGCTCACCCGCGCGATCATCAATGTCATCGGCAACGCGGTGAAATTCAGCGCGCCGAACACCCAGATTATCTGCACGCTCGGCCAGCACCGCGATCCCGGCGGGCAGCTCTATGCCACCTGCGCGATCGCCGATCAGGGCCCCGGCCTTGCGCCCGAGCATATCAAGAATATCTTCGAACCCTATTTCCGTGCGCCGATGGGCGTGGACCGCGAAATGGACGGCGTCGGGCTGGGATTGAGCTTCGTCCACACCGTCATCACCCGCCATAGCGGCCGGATCGAGGTCGACAGCGCCCCCGGTGAGGGAACGACCTTCACCTTCTATCTGCCGCTTATTGCGTAG
- the cueR gene encoding Cu(I)-responsive transcriptional regulator yields the protein MKIGDASKASGVSQRMIRHYEGIGLIDAAPRRASGYRDYSPTDIHRLRFIANARDLGFPIEEIRALLDLWSDSARSSAEVKKLALTRAEELQRKAEALAAMRDTLIDLANRCQGNDRPDCPILARLAENAPPA from the coding sequence ATGAAGATCGGAGACGCATCCAAGGCCAGCGGCGTTTCACAGCGCATGATCCGCCATTATGAGGGCATTGGCCTGATCGACGCCGCGCCCCGGCGCGCGTCCGGCTACCGCGACTATTCCCCCACCGATATCCACCGGTTGCGTTTCATCGCCAATGCCCGCGATCTCGGCTTCCCGATCGAGGAAATTCGCGCGCTGCTCGATCTCTGGTCCGATTCCGCGCGCTCCAGCGCCGAGGTAAAGAAACTCGCGCTCACCCGCGCCGAAGAACTGCAACGCAAGGCCGAGGCGCTGGCCGCGATGCGCGACACGCTGATAGACTTGGCCAATCGCTGTCAGGGCAATGACCGGCCCGATTGCCCGATCCTTGCGCGCCTCGCCGAAAACGCACCGCCCGCCTGA